The following is a genomic window from Actinomycetota bacterium.
AACACTAGTGCAAACACTGCATTATTGGTATAAACATTGCATTTGTTTATTAATTTTCGCCTTAACTTGATAAATTCCTTCTTTAGCTCCCTGAAGTCTTCCTAAAGGAAAGTTAATTTAAAAATTTAGAAAACCATCTATCCCAAGATGTTTTCCTTGTTTATAATGAGAAAGAAATTTAATGGGAGGTGCAAAAATGATACGAGCTTATGTTTTGATCGAGATCCTTCCCGGTGCCTGTGGAGACGTCGTCAAAAAAATTCGTGGCATTGAGGGCGTAAAAAGCGCTGAGGCTGCAACCGGTCCCTACGACGTTATAGCTTATGTAGAGGTTCCCAATGTGAAGGCCCTGGGGAATTTATCTTTCGTTAAAATTCAAGGAATTGAAGGAGTGAAGCGCACGCTGACTTGTGTCGTGACCGTTTTCTAAATTTACCCTCTGGAAATAAAACTTTTTCAAAAATTCAATAAAGCGCCCATTCAAAGCGCTTCCTCTGTTATAATGAGAAAGAGCATTCCGCTCCCTCCCATGAGGTGAGATGATTGGCTTACATATCACTTTACCGAAAATGGCGCCCCCAAACTTTTGAAGAAGTAGTAGGCCAAGTGCATATCACGCGCACCCTTGCCAATGCCATCCAACAAAATCGAGTTGCCCACGCTTACCTATTTTGTGGACCAAGGGGGACGGGCAAGACCACCGTAGCCAAAATCGTTGCCAAGGCTGTTAACTGCGCCGAAGGTCCCACCCCCATCCCCTGTAATAACTGTCATATTTGCGAGCAAATAACCAATGGTTCCTGTGTGGATGTCCTTGAAATAGATGCGGCTTCAAATCGAGGGATCGATGAAATTCGTGATTTGAGGGAAAAGGTCCATTTTGCCCCGACGGAGGGTCGAAAAAAGGTATATATCATAGATGAGGTTCATATGCTTACTCTGGAGGCATTCAATGCCCTCCTAAAAACACTCGAAGAGCCTCCCTCGCATGTGATATTCATTCTAGCTACCACCGAACCGCATAAGGTTCTTCCCACGATTCTCTCTCGGTGTCAGAAATTTGATTTCAGGCGCATCTTAGTTTCCGATATGGTCAAGCACCTTCGTCGAATCGCCGATGCAGAGGAGATAAAGATCAATGAAGCGGCCCTACCTTTAATCGCCAAGCAAGCCCAGGGATCCTTAAGGGATGCCATAGGAACTCTTGATCAACTTTCCTCCTTCACGGGGAAGAATGTGAAAATGGATGATGTGACCACACTTTTGGGACTAATCGATCTAGACCTTCTATTTGAAATTACGGATATCATATCCAGACGAGATATTACGGATGCCCTTTTCTTTGTAGATAGGCTGCTGGAGAGCGGAAGAGACATCAGGCAGTTTACAAAGGAACTCACGGAGTATTTTCGAAACCTTTTCTTGATTCAAAATGCCCATGACCCTGATGAGATCA
Proteins encoded in this region:
- the dnaX gene encoding DNA polymerase III subunit gamma/tau, which translates into the protein MAYISLYRKWRPQTFEEVVGQVHITRTLANAIQQNRVAHAYLFCGPRGTGKTTVAKIVAKAVNCAEGPTPIPCNNCHICEQITNGSCVDVLEIDAASNRGIDEIRDLREKVHFAPTEGRKKVYIIDEVHMLTLEAFNALLKTLEEPPSHVIFILATTEPHKVLPTILSRCQKFDFRRILVSDMVKHLRRIADAEEIKINEAALPLIAKQAQGSLRDAIGTLDQLSSFTGKNVKMDDVTTLLGLIDLDLLFEITDIISRRDITDALFFVDRLLESGRDIRQFTKELTEYFRNLFLIQNAHDPDEIINTTPEAFARMQAQVHHFQPFEVVRFMEILSQAHSEMRWNPNARLLLEMALVKTIKLDVDLSLEGLLYRIEELEKRIQDTGYKIQNAKLPGVRHQENKGEIGKIKDLKPQQEEVAGASESRTKQPAAEGRKVSIEKVKRAWPVILERVKKKKIPTYALLLECKPSKVEGEAIILEFSEGANFHKNEVEKPPNLAIVQQSLKEILEVDVEILCMLEERKEKVSTLKDEIDQKDSEPSESSIVKLVQDSFDAEVIDEFKET
- a CDS encoding Lrp/AsnC ligand binding domain-containing protein; amino-acid sequence: MIRAYVLIEILPGACGDVVKKIRGIEGVKSAEAATGPYDVIAYVEVPNVKALGNLSFVKIQGIEGVKRTLTCVVTVF